From the Acidobacteriota bacterium genome, one window contains:
- a CDS encoding N4-gp56 family major capsid protein produces the protein MPKECLSKVGEHYEMPTNEGDTIKMRQYLPYGATVTNPNQFFAHGTGDRGNALAQAHMTQEGVTPPPDSLDKRDVTVVLNQYDILYGHTDKTALLYEDDIPKHQKKQVGERMTLVREMVRYGATRASTNQFYGGSGSSRGTVAGPITLGLLRSMKRALRADHAEPVNSILQSSVKFGTVSVDEAYNIYGHTSLEADASNLPGWKWVRDYGDISKALPGEVGSCEGFRFILRPEFVPYEDAGAAIGSTGCVSTSGTLIDVYPLIVTGENSWGDVSLRGNSFDYTNIAVGTKSSADPFGQRGYVGAIWWDAAVVTNNGWIAICNVGISTLSA, from the coding sequence ATGCCCAAGGAATGTCTCTCGAAGGTCGGCGAGCACTATGAGATGCCGACGAATGAGGGGGACACGATCAAGATGCGTCAGTATCTGCCGTATGGGGCAACTGTCACCAATCCGAATCAGTTTTTCGCCCACGGCACAGGGGATCGCGGCAATGCGCTTGCGCAAGCGCACATGACGCAAGAAGGTGTTACGCCGCCGCCCGACTCGCTCGACAAGCGTGACGTCACGGTCGTTCTGAACCAGTACGACATTCTCTATGGCCATACCGACAAGACGGCGCTGCTCTACGAGGATGACATTCCGAAGCACCAGAAGAAGCAGGTCGGCGAGCGGATGACCCTGGTCAGGGAGATGGTCCGTTACGGGGCGACGCGCGCATCGACAAACCAATTCTACGGCGGCTCCGGCAGTTCGCGCGGCACCGTGGCCGGACCCATTACCTTGGGCCTGTTGCGTTCTATGAAACGCGCGCTGCGCGCCGACCATGCAGAGCCGGTCAACTCGATTCTGCAATCTTCGGTTAAGTTTGGCACCGTTTCCGTCGACGAGGCATACAACATCTATGGGCACACCAGCCTAGAAGCCGATGCGTCCAATCTGCCGGGGTGGAAGTGGGTGAGGGACTACGGGGATATTTCCAAGGCGCTGCCTGGCGAAGTCGGTTCCTGCGAAGGCTTCCGCTTCATTCTGCGGCCGGAATTCGTGCCGTATGAGGATGCTGGCGCCGCGATTGGTTCGACGGGTTGCGTATCGACATCCGGCACATTGATCGACGTGTATCCGCTGATCGTGACCGGCGAAAACTCTTGGGGAGATGTTTCTCTGAGAGGCAATTCGTTCGACTATACCAATATCGCTGTCGGCACCAAGTCCTCGGCGGACCCGTTCGGTCAGCGTGGTTATGTCGGCGCGATCTGGTGGGATGCTGCGGTTGTGACTAACAACGGCTGGATTGCGATCTGCAACGTCGGCATCTCGACGCTGTCGGCCTAA